One genomic segment of Impatiens glandulifera chromosome 6, dImpGla2.1, whole genome shotgun sequence includes these proteins:
- the LOC124942176 gene encoding formin-like protein 20 isoform X3, producing the protein MDVDSQTSVENFLGDTSNEAIGSHMFEDCTTDSGIPKTGGKKDLHTKVIITAIPDATNIMVDDSVVGMDMQANLEIKIPVVDGKNLRQNGKLDSDINDVAQSTSINTDTEVIDNGVKEYDMSSNVEMEIPVAEANVNLANIENGEDYENAYAYGLHNPGSEHKLQVDTSRQKSDNPNTLMSANQPTEDAKPTIDSVAAKQKLSQQEEGQGFLARRAKPNIVSRWIPTNNDPYHNSMHVSYPPSRYNSAPPMLAIGKDSHFGVKSKASTTIAPNVLGVVTSNCDCGPNNPPALDASILCTSPLNPSSLSVHVTQDMTPEKAQGPSLPHPLSLTTWKDDFAANNSERLICADSSHMAPPPSHTLYGVSPSLAHTSLSNAFVITPPPSPPFIAPHQPCSPHIGTSHPKPPSPRVIAPHPHSTSIPPPPPLPSRGFASLTPPPLAPSRGFASPPQPPPPPPPPPSRGFASPTPPPLSKGFASQLSQPPSRGGATPPPPPPPPPIWGAQSHIIGALPPPPPPLSFRGKAPPPPPPPPFRNGAPSPPPLTFHGKAPPPPPPPPFRDGAPPPSLHGGAPPPPPPPPPPPPPLFRGGDPSPTPPPLRGRAPPPPAPPPPPPPPFRGGAPPPSAPPPPPPPPFRGGAPPPPAPPPPPPFRGGAPPPPAPPPPPPPPFRGGTPPPSAPPPPPPPPFRGGAPPPPAPPPPPPLRGGATPPSAPPPPPPPPFRVGAPPPPPPPLRGGAPPPPPPPIRGGAPPPPPPPIRGGVPPPSPLLRGEVGAPPPPPPPFRGGAPPPSSNRGPPPPPPPLGGRAPGPPPLGPPMPLGSGPPPPPPFGSKGTTGGAPPPPMGRGRGPLRPVTPSVVARRSNLKPFHWNKVTRPLKGSLWEELLRHGEPQSAPEFDVSELETLFSAIVPKSDSSGTKTGGRRKSVGSKPDKVQLVDLRRANNTEIMLTKVKMPLPDMMAAVLAMDNSVLDADQVENLIKFCPTKEEMDMIKNYTGDKESLGKCEQFFMELMKVPRVESKLRVFLFKIQFNSQISDFKKSLNLVNSACQEVRNSLKLKEIMKKILYLGNTLNQGTARGSAVGFKLDSLLKLTDTRATNNKMTLMHYLCKVLASKSPALLDFHADLVSLETASKIQLKSLVEEMQAIIKGLEKVKQELAASENDGPVSEVFCKTLKEFVGVAETEVASLTNLYSIVGRNADALALYFGEDPAKFPFEQATATLLNFVRLFTKAHEENCKQAELEKKKAQKEVEMEKAKGISLTKKIGNR; encoded by the exons ATGGATGTTGATTCACAAACAAGTGTAGAAAATTTTCTTGGTGATACCAGCAATGAAGCTATCGGATCTCACATGTTTGAGGACTGCACAACAGATAGTGGGATTCCTAAAACAGGTGGAAAAAAGGATTTACATACTAAAGTGATAATAACGGCTATTCCTGATGCAACAAATATCATGGTGGATGATAGTGTAGTAGGAATGGATATGCAAGCTAATTTGGAAATCAAGATACCTGTTGTAGATGGTAAGAATCTCAGACAAAATGGAAAACTGGATTCTGATATAAATGATGTAGCTCAAAGCACTTCAATAAATACAGATACTGAGGTTATAGATAATGGAGTAAAGGAATATGATATGTCATCTAATGTAGAAATGGAGATTCCTGTTGCAGAGGCCAATGTCAATTTAGCAAACATTGAAAATGGAGAAGATTATGAAAATGCGTATGCCTATGGCTTGCACAACCCGGGTTCAGAACATAAGTTGCAAGTTGATACATCGAGACAAAAATCTGATAATCCTAATACACTTATGTCAGCGAACCAACCAACTGAAGATGCAAAACCTACAATTGATTCAGTTGCAGCCAAACAAAAGTTGAGCCAACAAGAAGAAGGTCAGGGTTTTCTTGCAAGACGAGCAAAGCCAAATATTGTGTCCCGCTGGATCCCTACTAACAATGACCCTTACCACAATTCGATGCATGTTTCATATCCACCATCAAGGTATAATAGTGCACCACCTATGCTGGCAATTGGAAAAGACTCTCATTTTGGTGTTAAATCCAAGGCTTCCACAACTATTGCTCCTAATGTTTTAGGAGTTGTGACCTCAAATTGTGATTGTGGTCCAAACAATCCACCAGCTCTAGATGCATCAATTTTGTGTACTTCACCCCTGAATCCATCATCATTGTCAGTTCATGTAACTCAAGATATGACCCCAGAAAAGGCACAAGGTCCCTCTCTCCCCCATCCTCTTTCACTGACTACTTGGAAGGATGATTTTGCAGCTAATAATTCTGAACGATTAATATGTGCAGATTCTTCTCATATGGCTCCACCTCCATCACACACATTGTATGGAGTTTCTCCTTCTCTGGCACATACATCTTTATCCAATGCATTTGTGATAACTCCACCTCCATCTCCACCTTTTATTGCCCCACATCAACCATGTTCCCCACATATTGGTACATCACACCCAAAACCTCCATCTCCACGTGTTATTGCCCCTCATCCACACTCAACATCAATACCACCCCCACCACCACTTCCTTCACGAGGTTTTGCTTCCCTAACCCCACCACCGCTAGCTCCTTCACGCGGTTTTGCATCCCCACCCCAACCACCGCCTCCCCCACCGCCACCTCCTTCACGAGGTTTTGCATCCCCAACCCCACCACCACTATCAAAAGGTTTTGCATCCCAGCTATCGCAACCTCCATCACGTGGTGGAGCTACCCCTCCACCACCGCCACCACCTCCACCAATTTGGGGAGCACAATCTCATATAATTGGAGCTTTGCCTCCACCTCCTCCCCCACTTTCGTTTCGTGGAAAAGCTCCCCCTCCTCCGCCTCCTCCTCCGTTTCGCAACGGAGCTCCCTCACCTCCCCCACTTACGTTTCATGGCAAAGCTCCCCCTCCTCCGCCACCGCCTCCGTTTCGCGACGGAGCTCCCCCTCCTTCGCTTCACGGCGGAGCTCCCCCACCGCCTCCTCCACCGCCTCCTCCTCCCCCGCCTTTGTTTCGCGGCGGAGATCCCTCTCCGACGCCGCCTCCGCTTCGCGGAAGAGCTCCCCCTCCTCCGGCGCCGCCTCCGCCTCCCCCGCCTCCATTTCGCGGCGGGGCTCCCCCTCCTTCGGCGCCACCTCCACCTCCCCCGCCTCCGTTTCGCGGCGGAGCTCCCCCTCCTCCAGCGCCGCCTCCCCCGCCTCCGTTTCGCGGCGGGGCTCCCCCTCCTCCGGCGCCGCCTCCGCCTCCCCCGCCTCCGTTTCGCGGTGGGACTCCCCCTCCTTCGGCGCCACCTCCACCTCCCCCGCCTCCGTTTCGCGGCGGAGCTCCCCCTCCTCCGGCGCCGCCTCCCCCGCCTCCGCTTCGCGGCGGAGCTACCCCTCCTTCTGCCCCGCCCCCTCCTCCGCCGCCTCCGTTTCGCGTCGGAGCTCCCCCACCGCCGCCGCCTCCGCTACGCGGCGGAGCTCCCCCACCGCCGCCGCCTCCGATTCGCGGCGGAGCTCCCCCACCGCCGCCGCCTCCGATTCGTGGCGGAGTTCCTCCGCCGTCGCCTCTTCTACGGGGTGAAGTTGGAGCTCCACCTCCGCCCCCGCCTCCATTTCGCGGTGGAGCACCCCCTCCATCCTCTAATAGAGGACCGCCTCCACCACCTCCACCACTAGGAGGTCGAGCACCTGGTCCTCCTCCACTCGGACCTCCTATGCCTCTTGGAAGTGGACCTCCACCACCTCCACCTTTTGGCTCTAAAGGAACAACTGGAGGTGCACCCCCTCCACCAATGGGAAGAGGTCGTGGGCCTCTGCGTCCAGTAACACCTTCTGTAGTTGCCCGAAGGTCTAATTTAAAGCCTTTTCACTGGAACAAGGTAACTAGGCCATTGAAAGGAAGTTTGTGGGAAGAACTACTAAGGCATGGAGAGCCTCAAAG TGCTCCAGAATTCGATGTATCAGAACTGGAGACTCTTTTCTCTGCAATAGTCCCAAAATCAGATAGCTCAGGAACTAAAACTGGAGGTCGAAGAAAATCAGTTGGCTCAAAACCTGACAAAGTACAGCTG GTTGACCTGAGGAGGGCAAACAACACTGAAATTATGCTGACAAAAGTTAAAATGCCATTACCTGATATGATG GCTGCAGTTCTAGCAATGGATAATTCAGTTTTGGATGCCGATCAAGTGGAAAACCTAATAAAGTTTTGCCCCACAAAAGAGGAAATGGACATGATTAAG AATTACACAGGTGACAAGGAGAGCCTTGGAAAATGTGAACAG TTTTTTATGGAGCTAATGAAGGTTCCACGAGTTGAATCTAAACTAAGAGTgtttcttttcaaaattcagTTTAATTCACAG ATTTCTGATTTTAAGAAGAGTTTAAACTTGGTGAATTCTGCATGTCAGGAG GTTAGGAACTCCCTCAAATTGAAGGAAATCATGAAGAAAATCCTATACTTGGGGAATACCTTAAATCAAGGAACTGCAAGGG GTTCTGCAGTTGGATTCAAATTGGACAGTCTTCTGAAACTAACAGATACACGTGCTACAAACAATAAGATGACGCTCATGCATTATCTTTGTAAG GTCCTTGCCTCCAAGTCACCTGCTCTTCTGGACTTCCATGCTGACCTAGTTAGCTTGGAAACTGCATCAAAG ATACAACTGAAATCCTTAGTAGAAGAAATGCAAGCAATTATCAAAGGACTGGAAAAGGTGAAGCAGGAGTTAGCTGCATCTGAAAATGATGGTCCAGTATCTGAAGTTTTCTGCAAG ACATTGAAGGAATTTGTTGGTGTTGCTGAGACAGAAGTGGCATccttaactaatttatactcaATCGTG GGCCGAAATGCAGATGCACTTGCTCTTTATTTCGGTGAAGACCCTGCTAAATTCCCATTTGAGCAAG CGACAGCAACCCTCCTTAACTTTGTAAGATTGTTTACAAAAGCCCATGAAGAGAATTGCAAACAGGCtgagttggagaagaagaaagCTCAGAAAGAAGTGGAAATGGAGAAAGCAAAAGGGATCAGCCTGACTAAGAAGATTGGAAATAGATGA